A section of the Rhizobium sp. Pop5 genome encodes:
- a CDS encoding ABC transporter substrate-binding protein, giving the protein MKKLMVAMMASAMSLAAAHAMAADKVVLQLKWVTQSQFAGYYVAKEKGFYKEEGLDVDIKPGGPDIAPEQVIAGGGADVIVDWMGGALVAREKGVPLINIAQPYQKSGLEMICRKDGPVKTEADFKGHTLGVWFFGNEYPFFAWMNKLGLSTEGGANGVTVLKQSFDVQPLVQKQADCISVMTYNEYWQAIDAGFKPEELTVFNYTQMGNDLLEDGLYAMGDKLKDPAFKEKMVKFVRASMKGWKYATENPDEAAEIVVDNGGQDENHQKRMMGEVAKLVGDGSGKLDEALYARTAKALLDQKIISKEPSGAWTHDVTDAASK; this is encoded by the coding sequence ATGAAAAAATTGATGGTTGCAATGATGGCAAGCGCCATGTCGCTGGCCGCGGCCCATGCGATGGCCGCCGATAAGGTGGTGCTGCAGCTGAAATGGGTCACACAGAGCCAGTTCGCCGGTTATTACGTCGCCAAGGAGAAGGGTTTCTACAAGGAAGAAGGCCTCGACGTCGACATCAAGCCGGGCGGCCCCGATATCGCCCCTGAGCAGGTGATCGCCGGCGGCGGCGCCGATGTCATTGTCGACTGGATGGGCGGCGCACTGGTTGCCCGCGAAAAAGGCGTTCCGCTCATCAACATCGCCCAGCCCTACCAGAAGTCGGGCCTGGAAATGATCTGCCGCAAGGACGGGCCGGTCAAGACCGAAGCCGACTTCAAGGGTCACACGCTCGGCGTCTGGTTCTTCGGCAACGAATATCCCTTCTTCGCCTGGATGAACAAGCTCGGCCTGTCCACGGAAGGCGGCGCGAACGGCGTCACCGTGCTGAAGCAGAGCTTTGACGTGCAGCCGCTCGTCCAGAAGCAGGCCGACTGCATCTCCGTCATGACCTATAACGAATACTGGCAGGCGATCGATGCCGGCTTCAAGCCGGAGGAACTGACGGTCTTCAACTATACGCAGATGGGCAACGACCTCCTGGAAGACGGCCTTTATGCGATGGGAGACAAGCTGAAAGACCCAGCCTTCAAGGAAAAGATGGTCAAGTTCGTCCGCGCCTCAATGAAGGGCTGGAAATATGCGACCGAGAACCCCGACGAAGCCGCCGAGATCGTCGTCGACAATGGCGGCCAGGACGAGAACCATCAGAAGCGCATGATGGGCGAAGTCGCCAAGCTTGTCGGCGACGGCTCCGGCAAGCTCGACGAGGCGCTCTATGCCCGCACGGCGAAGGCGCTGCTCGACCAGAAGATCATCAGCAAGGAGCCATCCGGCGCCTGGACGCACGACGTCACCGACGCCGCCTCCAAGTAA
- a CDS encoding efflux RND transporter permease subunit, whose translation MNFSAWSIRNPIAPLLAFCLLIFIGMQSFNKLPITRFPNIDVPLVSISVTQSGASPAELEMQVTKEIEDAIASITGIDEIQSTVTDGSSQTNVMFRMEVPTEQAVQDVKDAIDRIRSDLPATAEAPIVTKVDVEGQAIQTFAVSSPDMSLEELSWFVDDTIKRALQGQAGIGRVDRYGGAEREVRIELTPDKLNAHGITAASVNQQLRGTNVDLGSGRGQVAGSEQAIRVLGDARNVAELADTTIALPSGRFVKLSDLGVIKDTYEEPKSFSRFNDTPVVTFGVFRSKGASEVSVAETVAQSLDKVRGENPNVKIEMIDDSVYFTYGNYEAAIHTLLEGALLAVIVVLLFLRNWRATLISAIALPLSAIPTFWVMDMMGFSLNLVSFLALTLATGILVDDAIVEIENIARHIKMGKTPYRAAIEAADEIGLAVIATTFTIIAVFVPVSFMPGIPGQYFIQFGLTVAFSVFFSLLVARLITPMMAAYLMRAEDAMEDHHDNDGLLMKGYTRLVSGTTRKWYWRYTTLIVAFLLTVGSVISLFMFVPGSFLPAEDASRIVLSVELPPNARLDDTEKTTDAIYKRVKDINGVESVFVLGGASPKGELELRRATITLALGKLDQSLVKKVVNDVIGHIPVIGPKLPKVDVHGRVRPQWDIEKEVFAKLADIPDVHILKLNDRGERDLSFNFLSKNEKDLNEAVGILESKLRADPLLANVSADGALPRPELQVYPRKDEAARLGITPQQISETIRVATIGDVDAALAKISLDDRQIPIRVQAAVDMRRDLAAIRALKIQTASGGTVPLSSVANIDYSEGVSSIKRNNRYRVVSIGSDLPQGVALDTASARFRQIVNDAKIPATVHLAESGDTKVQTEMQQSFVNAMLMGLLLVLTVLILLFKDVIQPFTILFSLPLAIGGVAAGLIVTSNPLSMPVMIGILMLMGIVTKNAILLVDFAIEMRHQGMGRVEAMVEAGRKRARPIIMTSIAMSAGMLPSALGVGEGGSFRAPMAIAVIGGIIVSTVLSLVVVPSFFLIMDDLSRLLGWMFGRLVGRKDEEELPLSREDLTRVTRENRTDIDSLDERLTAIEKPESKRKGAKDTNVLRLPPFAAE comes from the coding sequence ATGAATTTTTCAGCCTGGTCCATACGAAATCCCATCGCGCCGCTCCTGGCTTTCTGCCTGCTGATCTTCATCGGCATGCAGTCTTTCAACAAGCTGCCGATCACGCGCTTCCCGAACATCGACGTGCCGCTCGTTTCGATCAGCGTAACACAGAGCGGCGCCTCGCCGGCCGAACTCGAAATGCAGGTGACGAAGGAGATCGAAGATGCGATCGCCTCGATCACCGGCATCGACGAAATCCAGTCGACGGTGACCGACGGCAGCTCGCAGACCAACGTCATGTTCCGGATGGAAGTGCCGACGGAACAGGCCGTACAGGACGTCAAGGACGCGATCGACCGCATCCGCAGTGATCTGCCAGCGACAGCCGAAGCGCCTATCGTCACCAAGGTCGACGTCGAGGGCCAGGCGATCCAGACCTTCGCCGTTTCCTCGCCCGACATGTCGCTGGAAGAACTCTCCTGGTTCGTCGATGATACGATCAAGCGGGCGCTGCAGGGCCAGGCCGGTATCGGCCGTGTCGACCGTTACGGCGGCGCCGAGCGCGAAGTTCGCATCGAACTCACCCCCGACAAGCTGAACGCCCACGGCATCACCGCCGCGAGCGTGAACCAGCAGCTGCGCGGCACCAACGTCGACCTCGGCTCCGGCCGCGGCCAGGTAGCGGGTAGCGAACAGGCGATCCGCGTTCTCGGCGACGCTCGCAACGTCGCCGAGCTTGCCGACACGACGATTGCGCTGCCGAGCGGCCGTTTCGTCAAGCTATCCGATCTCGGCGTGATCAAGGATACCTACGAGGAGCCGAAATCCTTCTCGCGCTTCAACGATACGCCGGTTGTCACCTTCGGCGTCTTCCGCTCGAAGGGCGCCAGCGAAGTCAGCGTCGCCGAAACCGTGGCGCAGAGCCTCGACAAGGTCAGGGGCGAAAACCCGAACGTCAAGATCGAGATGATCGACGATTCGGTCTATTTCACATACGGCAACTACGAAGCCGCCATTCATACGCTGCTGGAAGGCGCACTGCTTGCCGTCATCGTCGTTCTTCTGTTCCTCAGGAACTGGCGGGCGACCCTGATTTCGGCGATTGCCCTTCCGCTGTCGGCCATACCGACCTTCTGGGTCATGGACATGATGGGCTTCTCGCTGAACCTCGTCAGCTTCCTCGCCTTGACGCTCGCGACAGGTATTCTCGTCGACGACGCCATTGTGGAAATCGAGAACATCGCCCGTCACATCAAGATGGGCAAGACGCCCTATCGAGCGGCGATCGAGGCGGCGGATGAAATCGGCCTCGCCGTCATCGCCACCACCTTCACCATCATTGCTGTCTTCGTGCCGGTTTCCTTCATGCCGGGCATTCCTGGCCAGTACTTCATCCAGTTCGGCCTGACCGTCGCCTTCTCCGTCTTCTTCTCGTTGCTGGTCGCGCGCCTCATCACCCCGATGATGGCCGCTTATCTGATGCGTGCCGAAGACGCGATGGAAGACCATCACGACAATGATGGCTTGCTGATGAAGGGCTATACGCGTCTTGTCAGCGGCACGACCCGCAAGTGGTATTGGCGTTATACAACTCTGATCGTAGCCTTTCTCTTGACGGTTGGGTCGGTCATCTCGCTGTTCATGTTCGTGCCCGGCAGCTTCCTGCCGGCGGAAGACGCGTCGCGCATCGTTCTCTCGGTCGAACTGCCGCCCAATGCGCGGCTCGACGACACCGAGAAGACGACCGATGCGATCTATAAAAGGGTCAAGGATATCAACGGCGTCGAAAGCGTCTTCGTTCTCGGCGGCGCATCGCCGAAGGGCGAGCTCGAACTGCGCCGCGCAACCATCACACTCGCGCTCGGCAAGCTCGACCAGTCGCTGGTCAAGAAGGTGGTCAACGACGTGATCGGCCATATCCCGGTCATCGGCCCGAAACTGCCGAAGGTGGACGTCCACGGCCGCGTGCGTCCGCAATGGGATATTGAAAAGGAAGTCTTCGCCAAGCTGGCCGACATTCCCGACGTCCACATCCTCAAGCTCAACGACCGCGGCGAACGCGACCTCTCCTTCAACTTCCTCTCCAAGAACGAGAAGGACCTGAATGAGGCTGTCGGCATTCTGGAATCGAAGCTCCGCGCCGATCCGCTGCTCGCCAATGTCAGCGCCGACGGCGCCCTGCCCCGTCCGGAACTGCAGGTCTACCCGCGCAAGGACGAGGCCGCCCGCCTCGGCATCACGCCGCAGCAGATCTCCGAGACGATCCGCGTCGCCACCATCGGCGATGTCGATGCGGCTCTCGCCAAGATCTCGCTCGACGATCGCCAGATCCCGATCCGCGTCCAGGCCGCGGTCGACATGCGCCGTGACCTTGCGGCCATTCGGGCGCTGAAGATCCAGACCGCCAGTGGCGGCACCGTTCCGCTTTCGAGCGTCGCCAATATCGACTATTCGGAAGGCGTGAGCTCGATCAAGCGCAACAACCGTTATCGCGTCGTCTCGATCGGTTCGGACCTGCCGCAGGGCGTGGCGCTCGATACGGCCTCAGCCCGTTTCCGCCAGATCGTCAACGACGCCAAGATCCCGGCCACGGTGCATCTTGCCGAAAGCGGCGATACCAAGGTGCAGACCGAAATGCAGCAGAGCTTCGTCAACGCCATGTTGATGGGCCTCCTGCTGGTGCTGACCGTGCTGATCCTGCTCTTCAAGGACGTGATCCAGCCCTTCACCATCCTGTTCTCGCTGCCGCTTGCCATCGGTGGTGTCGCGGCGGGCCTGATCGTCACCAGCAATCCGCTCTCCATGCCGGTCATGATCGGCATTCTGATGCTGATGGGCATCGTCACCAAGAACGCGATCCTGCTCGTCGATTTCGCGATCGAGATGCGCCATCAGGGTATGGGCCGCGTCGAGGCCATGGTCGAAGCCGGCCGCAAGCGCGCCCGGCCGATCATCATGACCTCGATCGCCATGTCGGCCGGCATGCTGCCGTCGGCGCTCGGCGTCGGCGAAGGCGGCTCGTTCCGTGCGCCGATGGCAATCGCGGTGATCGGCGGCATCATCGTCTCGACGGTGCTGTCCCTCGTCGTCGTGCCTTCCTTCTTCCTGATCATGGACGATCTGTCCCGCCTGCTCGGCTGGATGTTCGGCCGTCTGGTCGGCAGGAAGGACGAGGAAGAGCTGCCGCTGTCGCGCGAAGATCTCACCCGCGTTACCCGCGAGAACCGCACCGACATCGACTCGCTGGACGAGCGCCTGACCGCGATCGAGAAGCCGGAAAGCAAGCGCAAGGGCGCCAAAGACACCAATGTGCTTCGCCTGCCGCCCTTCGCGGCGGAGTGA
- a CDS encoding efflux RND transporter periplasmic adaptor subunit, which yields MALKPNGILGTSALFAALLAASTAFSQEAPVAKPQQNLPAIVVTTAVNRTLVDRVIGTGTVKPVEEVYIQPQVEGLSIRTLKADVGDKVQAESRLATLNDDALVLEKSQMMATKAKGEASLAQLRAQLIEAQANAEQARQQQARAQEMGKKGTVSTAQVEQADATAAAANARVVSAEQAIEVAEADLKVFDSQIADADLKLARTDVKTPVAGTVAAKNAKVGAIAAGNGDPLFTIIRDGDVELVAEVAESDIVRVMPGQKATVSLSGSREKLSGSVRLVSPTVDPVTRLGLVHISIDDDSKARSGMYGSAEIIVREAEGVSLPLTAVLTGTEGSSARKVEDGVVKFAKIETGIQDGPYVEIISGLKTGDEVVAKAGAYVRDGDHITPVREQPSASN from the coding sequence ATGGCACTTAAGCCGAACGGAATTCTAGGAACATCCGCACTCTTTGCAGCGCTCCTGGCTGCATCCACCGCATTTTCGCAGGAGGCGCCGGTCGCAAAGCCGCAGCAGAACCTGCCGGCGATCGTCGTCACCACGGCTGTCAATCGCACCCTCGTCGACCGTGTCATCGGCACGGGAACGGTCAAGCCCGTCGAGGAAGTCTATATCCAGCCGCAGGTCGAGGGCCTCTCGATCCGCACGCTGAAGGCTGATGTCGGCGATAAGGTCCAGGCGGAAAGCAGGCTGGCGACGCTGAACGACGACGCGCTGGTGCTGGAGAAGAGCCAGATGATGGCGACGAAGGCCAAGGGCGAGGCGAGCCTTGCCCAGCTGCGCGCACAACTCATCGAGGCGCAGGCCAATGCCGAACAGGCAAGGCAGCAGCAGGCCCGCGCCCAGGAAATGGGCAAGAAGGGCACGGTTTCCACCGCCCAGGTCGAGCAGGCCGATGCGACCGCCGCCGCCGCCAATGCCCGCGTCGTCTCCGCCGAACAGGCGATCGAGGTCGCCGAAGCCGATCTCAAGGTCTTCGACAGCCAGATCGCCGATGCGGATTTGAAGCTTGCGCGCACCGACGTGAAGACGCCGGTCGCCGGCACCGTCGCTGCTAAGAACGCCAAGGTCGGCGCCATTGCCGCCGGTAACGGCGATCCGCTGTTCACCATCATCCGCGACGGTGATGTCGAGCTCGTCGCCGAAGTCGCCGAAAGCGACATCGTCAGGGTCATGCCGGGTCAGAAGGCGACTGTTTCACTCTCCGGCAGCCGCGAAAAACTTTCCGGTTCCGTGCGTCTGGTTTCGCCGACCGTCGATCCGGTGACCCGCCTCGGCCTTGTCCACATCTCCATCGACGATGACAGCAAGGCGCGTTCCGGCATGTATGGCAGCGCCGAAATCATCGTGCGCGAGGCAGAGGGCGTATCGCTTCCCCTGACCGCGGTCCTTACCGGCACGGAGGGCTCCTCCGCCCGCAAGGTCGAGGACGGCGTGGTAAAATTCGCAAAGATCGAAACCGGCATTCAGGACGGCCCCTATGTCGAAATCATCAGTGGATTGAAGACCGGCGATGAGGTCGTCGCCAAGGCGGGCGCCTACGTCCGTGACGGCGACCACATCACGCCGGTGCGTGAGCAGCCCTCGGCTTCCAACTAA